A genomic stretch from Mycobacterium cookii includes:
- the ybeY gene encoding rRNA maturation RNase YbeY translates to MTIEVANESGIDVSESELVSVARFVIAQMDVNPAAELSMVLLDTAAMADLHMRWMDLPGPTDVMSFPMDELEPGGRPDAPEPGPAMLGDIVLCPEFAAEQAAAAGHTLGHELALLTIHGVLHLLGYDHAEPDEEKEMFTLQRRLLEEWVADQVEFYRKERQIERDRRLLDKSRHFDN, encoded by the coding sequence TTGACTATCGAGGTTGCGAACGAGTCGGGCATCGACGTTTCCGAATCCGAATTGGTCAGCGTCGCAAGGTTTGTCATCGCCCAGATGGACGTCAATCCGGCCGCTGAGCTGTCGATGGTGCTGCTGGACACCGCGGCGATGGCCGACCTGCACATGCGCTGGATGGACCTACCCGGCCCGACCGACGTGATGAGCTTTCCGATGGACGAGCTCGAACCGGGCGGCCGCCCCGATGCTCCCGAACCCGGACCGGCGATGCTCGGCGACATCGTGCTCTGCCCCGAGTTCGCCGCCGAGCAGGCCGCTGCCGCCGGTCACACGCTGGGCCACGAGTTGGCGTTGCTGACGATCCACGGCGTGCTGCACCTGCTCGGCTACGACCACGCCGAGCCGGACGAAGAGAAAGAGATGTTCACCTTGCAGCGGCGGCTGCTCGAGGAGTGGGTCGCCGACCAGGTCGAGTTCTACCGCAAGGAACGCCAGATCGAACGCGATCGGCGATTACTCGACAAGTCAAGGCATTTCGACAATTGA
- the dnaJ gene encoding molecular chaperone DnaJ, translated as MARDYYGLLGVGKNASDSEIKRAYRKLARELHPDVNPDEGAQAKFKEISAAYEVLSDPEKRRIVDLGGDPLESAASAGNGFGGFGGLGDVFEAFFGGGATSRGPIGRVRPGSDSLLRMRLDLTECATGVSKQVTVDTAVLCDRCQGRGTNGNSSPMTCDTCGGHGEVQTVQRSLLGQVMTARPCPTCRGVGEVIPDPCNQCGGDGRVQARRDITVKIPAGVGDGMRVRLAAQGEVGPGGGPAGDLYVEIHEQPHDIFVRDGDNLHCTISVPMVDAALGTTVTVDAIIDGLTEITIPAGTQPGSVTTRRGHGMPHLRSGARGDLLVHVEVVVPERLDHQDADLLREFKSRRVRDVAEVRSTHSHASNGGLFSRLRETFTGR; from the coding sequence GTGGCACGCGACTATTACGGTCTGCTCGGCGTGGGTAAGAACGCGAGCGATTCGGAGATCAAGCGCGCGTATCGCAAGCTGGCGCGCGAGCTGCACCCCGACGTGAACCCCGACGAGGGCGCCCAGGCGAAGTTCAAAGAGATCAGCGCCGCCTACGAGGTGCTGTCGGACCCGGAGAAGCGGCGCATTGTCGACTTGGGCGGCGACCCGCTGGAAAGCGCTGCGTCAGCTGGAAACGGATTCGGCGGATTCGGCGGTCTGGGTGACGTGTTCGAAGCGTTCTTCGGTGGCGGAGCGACGTCGCGCGGCCCGATCGGACGCGTCCGGCCCGGCTCGGACTCGCTGCTGCGGATGCGGCTGGACCTCACCGAATGCGCGACCGGCGTGAGCAAACAGGTCACCGTGGACACTGCGGTGCTGTGCGACCGCTGCCAAGGTCGCGGCACCAATGGGAACTCGTCGCCGATGACCTGTGACACCTGTGGCGGTCACGGCGAGGTGCAAACCGTGCAGCGTTCGTTGCTGGGACAGGTCATGACGGCCCGGCCGTGCCCGACCTGCCGCGGCGTCGGCGAAGTGATTCCCGACCCGTGCAACCAGTGCGGCGGCGACGGCCGGGTACAGGCCCGTCGCGACATCACTGTCAAGATCCCCGCCGGTGTCGGCGACGGCATGCGGGTCCGGCTGGCGGCCCAGGGTGAGGTCGGACCCGGGGGAGGACCGGCCGGCGACCTCTACGTCGAGATCCACGAACAACCCCACGACATCTTCGTGCGCGACGGCGACAACCTGCACTGCACGATTTCGGTGCCGATGGTCGACGCCGCGCTGGGCACCACGGTGACCGTCGACGCGATCATCGACGGCCTGACCGAGATCACCATTCCCGCGGGGACCCAGCCCGGCTCGGTGACCACCCGGCGTGGTCACGGGATGCCGCACCTGCGGTCCGGTGCGCGCGGTGACCTGCTTGTGCACGTCGAGGTTGTCGTGCCGGAGCGGCTCGACCACCAGGACGCCGACCTGCTGCGCGAGTTCAAGAGCCGACGCGTGCGCGATGTCGCCGAGGTTCGGTCGACCCACAGCCACGCATCCAACGGCGGGCTGTTCAGCCGGCTGCGTGAAACCTTCACGGGGCGCTAG
- a CDS encoding MbtH family protein: MSTNPFDDEAGTFVVLVNDEDQHSLWPTFADVPAGWHKVFGEASREQCLAYVEESWTDIRPKSLREAMDR, encoded by the coding sequence ATGAGCACCAACCCCTTTGACGACGAGGCCGGCACGTTCGTCGTGCTGGTCAACGACGAGGACCAGCACAGCTTGTGGCCGACCTTCGCCGACGTTCCCGCCGGCTGGCACAAGGTCTTCGGCGAAGCCAGCCGTGAACAGTGTCTGGCCTACGTCGAGGAGAGCTGGACCGACATACGGCCGAAGAGCCTGCGCGAGGCGATGGATCGCTGA
- a CDS encoding type II toxin-antitoxin system VapB family antitoxin, which translates to MIFKGVREGKPYPEHGLSYRDWSRIPPCQLRLDEIVTTTTVLALDRLLSEDSTFYGDLFPHAVKWKGVVYLEDGLHRAVRAALRNRTVLHARLLDLDAVTQQA; encoded by the coding sequence ATGATCTTCAAAGGTGTGCGCGAAGGCAAGCCGTACCCGGAGCACGGCCTCTCCTACCGGGACTGGTCGCGGATTCCGCCGTGTCAGCTGCGCCTCGACGAAATCGTCACCACCACCACAGTGCTGGCGCTGGATCGCCTGTTATCCGAAGACTCCACCTTCTACGGCGATCTGTTCCCGCACGCGGTCAAGTGGAAGGGCGTCGTCTATCTGGAAGACGGCCTGCACCGCGCGGTGCGGGCGGCACTGCGAAATCGCACCGTCCTGCACGCGCGGCTACTCGATCTGGACGCGGTGACCCAGCAGGCTTAG
- a CDS encoding ABC transporter ATP-binding protein/permease: MARGFQGAMLRGFGARDHTASVLETIWIAPHFVRIRMESPTLFEDAQAEPAAWLRFWFPDPEGSSTEFQRAYTISEADVPAGRFAVDVVLHDPAGPASLWARTVEPGATIAVMSLMGSSRFDTPAEPPAGYLLIGDSASIPGINGIIGVVPEEVPIEVYLEQHDDNDTLIPLTRHPRLRVHWVTRRDEKSLAAAIENRDWSDWYAWATPEATALKHVRSRLRDDFGFPKSEIHAQAYWSAGRAMGTRRGDEPPADAVTVVQPEQAVVQQELTTPRGSWRAQASGRLLAPLRSALIASGVLQAVITLVQLAPFVLLVELARLLLSGVDSARLREVGFAAVALLGFGTVLGAGLTLWLHVVDARFASELRSRLLRKLSRLPLGWFTARGSGSIKQLIADDTLSLHYLVTHAIPDAVAAIIAPLAVLVYLFVVDWRVALVLFLPVLFYLVLTSSMTIQSGPKIPQSQRWAERMSGEAGAYLEGQPVIRVFGGAAASSFRRRLEEYVGFLVDWQRPLAGKKTMMDLATRPTTFLWLIAASGTLLVVGGQMNPVDLLPFLLLGTTFGARLLNIAYGLGGIRAGLLAARRLQVTLDEPDLAVRDDPDRASDKATVVFDKISFGYRPDVPVIQDVSLTLRPGTVTALVGPSGSGKSTLAALLARFYDVQQGAIRVAGQDIRSMTADELYTRVGFVLQETQLVRGTVSQNIALAVPDATPGQVEAAAREAQIHDRIMRLPHCYDTMLGAASGLSGGERQRLSIARAILADTGVLILDEATAFADPESEYLVQQALNRLTRERTVLVIAHRLHTIAGADQIVVLDHGRIAEQGTHDELLAAGGRYRRLWDSGHRDPVTATEAVR, translated from the coding sequence ATGGCACGCGGGTTCCAGGGTGCCATGCTGCGGGGCTTCGGTGCCCGCGACCACACCGCGTCCGTCCTCGAAACCATCTGGATTGCACCACATTTCGTGCGGATTCGGATGGAGTCGCCGACCCTGTTCGAGGACGCTCAGGCCGAGCCGGCGGCCTGGCTGCGGTTCTGGTTCCCTGACCCCGAAGGCTCGAGCACCGAATTCCAGCGCGCGTACACCATTTCCGAAGCCGACGTGCCCGCCGGCCGCTTCGCCGTCGACGTGGTGCTGCACGACCCGGCCGGTCCGGCGTCGTTGTGGGCCCGCACCGTCGAGCCCGGCGCGACGATCGCCGTGATGTCGCTGATGGGTTCGTCGCGTTTCGACACACCTGCCGAACCGCCCGCGGGCTATCTGCTGATCGGTGACTCGGCGTCGATCCCGGGGATCAACGGGATCATCGGCGTTGTACCCGAAGAGGTTCCGATCGAGGTGTATCTCGAGCAGCACGACGACAACGACACGCTGATCCCGCTCACCCGGCATCCGCGATTGCGGGTGCACTGGGTGACCCGACGCGACGAGAAATCGTTGGCGGCGGCGATCGAGAACCGCGACTGGTCGGACTGGTACGCCTGGGCGACACCGGAAGCGACCGCGCTCAAACATGTTCGGAGCCGGCTGCGCGACGACTTCGGGTTCCCCAAGTCCGAAATCCACGCGCAGGCGTATTGGAGCGCCGGACGTGCGATGGGCACCCGCCGCGGTGACGAACCGCCGGCTGATGCCGTTACCGTCGTCCAACCGGAACAAGCTGTGGTGCAACAGGAATTAACGACGCCGCGCGGAAGCTGGCGCGCGCAGGCCTCTGGCCGCCTGCTGGCACCGCTGCGCTCGGCGCTGATCGCCTCCGGGGTGCTGCAGGCGGTGATCACGTTGGTGCAGCTGGCGCCGTTCGTCCTGCTCGTCGAGCTGGCTCGGCTGCTGCTGTCCGGTGTCGATTCGGCCCGCCTCCGCGAGGTCGGGTTCGCGGCGGTGGCGCTACTCGGCTTCGGCACCGTGCTCGGTGCCGGGCTGACGCTGTGGCTGCACGTCGTCGACGCGCGGTTCGCCAGCGAGCTGCGCTCGCGGTTGCTGCGCAAGCTGTCGCGGTTGCCGTTGGGCTGGTTCACCGCCCGCGGGTCGGGTTCGATCAAGCAGCTCATCGCCGACGACACATTGTCGCTGCACTACTTGGTGACCCACGCGATTCCCGATGCCGTCGCTGCGATCATCGCGCCGCTCGCCGTGTTGGTCTACCTGTTCGTCGTCGACTGGCGGGTGGCGCTGGTGTTGTTCCTGCCGGTGCTGTTCTATCTGGTGCTGACCTCGTCGATGACGATCCAGTCCGGCCCGAAAATCCCGCAGTCGCAACGCTGGGCGGAGCGGATGAGCGGCGAGGCCGGCGCCTACCTCGAGGGTCAGCCGGTGATCCGCGTCTTCGGTGGTGCCGCTGCGTCGAGTTTCCGCCGTCGCCTCGAGGAGTACGTCGGCTTCCTCGTCGACTGGCAGCGTCCGCTGGCCGGCAAGAAGACGATGATGGATTTGGCCACGCGGCCAACGACTTTCCTCTGGCTGATCGCCGCATCGGGCACACTACTGGTGGTCGGCGGGCAGATGAATCCGGTCGACCTGCTGCCGTTCCTGCTGCTGGGCACCACCTTCGGCGCCCGACTGCTCAACATCGCCTACGGGCTCGGCGGTATCCGTGCCGGTCTGCTGGCCGCCCGGCGCCTTCAGGTCACGCTCGACGAGCCGGATCTCGCGGTGCGTGACGATCCGGACCGGGCATCGGACAAGGCCACCGTGGTGTTCGACAAGATCAGCTTCGGCTACCGCCCCGACGTCCCGGTGATCCAGGATGTGTCGCTCACGCTGCGGCCCGGCACGGTCACCGCGCTGGTCGGGCCGTCCGGATCCGGCAAGTCGACACTGGCCGCGCTGCTGGCCCGCTTCTACGACGTGCAGCAGGGCGCGATTCGCGTTGCCGGCCAAGACATCCGCTCGATGACGGCCGACGAGCTCTACACCCGCGTCGGATTCGTCCTGCAGGAGACCCAGCTCGTGCGCGGGACGGTCAGCCAGAACATCGCGCTCGCGGTGCCCGATGCCACACCAGGACAGGTCGAGGCCGCGGCCCGCGAGGCACAGATCCACGATCGGATCATGCGACTGCCGCACTGCTACGACACCATGCTCGGCGCGGCCAGCGGCCTGTCCGGCGGGGAACGCCAGCGACTGTCGATTGCCCGCGCCATCCTCGCCGACACCGGCGTTCTCATCCTCGACGAGGCCACGGCGTTCGCCGACCCCGAGTCGGAATACCTTGTGCAGCAGGCGTTGAACCGGTTGACCCGGGAGCGGACGGTGCTGGTGATCGCACATCGACTGCACACCATCGCCGGAGCGGACCAGATCGTGGTGCTCGACCACGGGCGGATCGCCGAACAGGGCACCCACGACGAGTTGCTGGCCGCCGGCGGACGGTATCGACGACTGTGGGACAGCGGCCACCGCGACCCGGTCACCGCGACCGAGGCCGTCCGATGA
- a CDS encoding 16S rRNA (uracil(1498)-N(3))-methyltransferase, with protein MAGLFYIDALPETGELAVVDGDAGFHAATVRRIRRGETLILGDGTGGLARCAVEDTDRDGLHARVLDRWHIPSVQPPVTVVQALPKTERSELAIELATEAGADSFVAWRAARCVARWEGPRAEKGLRRWRAVARAAAQQSRRAHIPSVEGVLSTEALTQRVSDAVASGATVLVLHESAGERLADLSLAQAKSLVLVVGPEGGIARDELAALADAGAVAVRLGPTVLRTSTAAAVALGALGVLTPRWELPDGG; from the coding sequence ATGGCTGGACTGTTCTACATCGACGCGCTCCCCGAGACCGGTGAGCTGGCCGTCGTCGACGGCGACGCCGGATTCCACGCCGCCACCGTCCGACGCATCCGCCGCGGCGAGACGTTGATCCTGGGCGATGGCACCGGTGGTCTGGCCCGCTGTGCGGTCGAGGACACCGACCGCGACGGGCTGCACGCCCGGGTGCTGGACCGTTGGCACATCCCGTCGGTTCAGCCGCCGGTGACGGTGGTTCAGGCGCTGCCGAAGACCGAGCGTTCCGAGCTGGCGATCGAGTTGGCCACCGAGGCCGGCGCGGATTCTTTCGTGGCGTGGCGGGCTGCGCGTTGCGTGGCCCGCTGGGAAGGGCCCCGCGCCGAGAAGGGTTTGCGACGCTGGCGTGCGGTCGCCAGGGCCGCCGCGCAGCAGTCCCGCCGCGCGCACATTCCATCGGTGGAGGGCGTGCTGTCGACCGAGGCGCTGACCCAGCGGGTCAGCGACGCGGTGGCATCAGGCGCGACGGTGTTGGTTTTGCACGAGTCGGCCGGCGAGCGGCTCGCGGATCTGTCCCTGGCGCAGGCAAAGTCACTGGTGCTGGTCGTGGGCCCCGAAGGCGGAATTGCCCGCGACGAGCTTGCCGCGCTGGCCGATGCCGGCGCCGTCGCCGTCCGGCTGGGCCCGACCGTGCTGCGCACGTCGACGGCGGCGGCCGTCGCGTTGGGCGCCCTGGGGGTGCTGACGCCGCGGTGGGAGCTGCCCGACGGCGGCTAA
- a CDS encoding PhoH family protein, which translates to MTPRETNAADTSTSQVRSSIDVPPDLVMGLLGSADENLRALERILAADMHVRGNSVTLTGEPADVALAERVLSELVAIVAGGQSLTPEAVRHSVAMLTGTGNESPAEVLSLDILARRGKTIRPKTLNQKRYVDAIDAHTIVFGIGPAGTGKTYLAMAKAVRALQSKQVSRIILTRPAVEAGERLGFLPGTLSEKIDPYLRPLYDALHDMMDPELIPKLMASGVIEVAPLAYMRGRTLNDAFIILDEAQNTTAEQMKMFLTRLGFGSKVVVTGDVTQIDLPGVARSGLRAAVDILDGIDDIHIAELTSADVVRHRLVSEIVDAYARYEEPGLAMNRAARRASSARRR; encoded by the coding sequence GTGACGCCCCGCGAGACCAACGCTGCTGATACGTCGACATCTCAAGTCCGCAGCAGCATCGACGTTCCGCCCGACCTCGTCATGGGCCTGCTCGGCTCCGCTGACGAAAACCTGCGTGCACTCGAGCGCATTCTGGCCGCAGACATGCATGTGCGCGGCAACTCGGTGACGCTGACCGGCGAGCCCGCCGACGTCGCGCTCGCCGAAAGAGTGCTCTCTGAACTCGTCGCGATCGTCGCCGGCGGCCAGTCGCTGACCCCCGAGGCGGTACGCCACAGCGTCGCCATGCTCACCGGCACGGGCAACGAATCGCCGGCCGAGGTGCTCAGCCTCGACATCCTGGCGCGCCGTGGCAAGACGATTCGGCCCAAAACGCTGAACCAGAAGCGCTACGTCGACGCGATCGACGCCCACACCATCGTGTTCGGGATCGGGCCGGCCGGGACCGGAAAGACCTACCTGGCAATGGCCAAGGCGGTCAGAGCGCTGCAGAGCAAACAGGTCTCGCGGATCATCTTGACCCGGCCCGCCGTGGAAGCGGGTGAGCGCCTTGGCTTTCTGCCCGGAACGCTGAGCGAGAAGATCGACCCGTATCTTCGCCCGCTATATGACGCGTTGCACGACATGATGGATCCCGAGCTGATCCCGAAGCTGATGGCGTCCGGGGTGATCGAGGTGGCGCCGCTGGCGTACATGCGGGGCCGGACCCTCAATGACGCGTTCATCATCCTCGACGAAGCTCAGAACACCACCGCCGAGCAGATGAAGATGTTTCTCACCCGGCTCGGCTTCGGCTCGAAAGTCGTTGTCACCGGCGATGTTACGCAGATCGACCTGCCCGGTGTAGCCAGGTCGGGTCTACGCGCGGCGGTCGACATTCTCGACGGCATCGACGACATTCACATCGCGGAGTTGACCAGTGCCGACGTGGTCCGGCATCGGCTGGTCTCGGAAATCGTGGACGCCTACGCGCGGTACGAAGAGCCCGGCTTGGCGATGAACCGGGCAGCGCGGCGGGCCTCGAGCGCTCGCCGCCGGTGA
- a CDS encoding ABC transporter ATP-binding protein — protein MIRTWISLVPADRRRNVVAYAVLAIVSVAVRAVGTVLLVPLVGALFSDAPHRALGWLGWLTVATAAGWVIDFITARIGFDLGFAVLDHTQHDVADRLPDVRMEWFTSDNTATARQAIAATGPELVGLAVNLLTPLLTAVLLPAAIGVALLPVSWQLGLAALGGVPVMLGALWASARLARRADQVAAQANTALTERIIEFARTQQALRAARRVEPARSLVGDALAAQHGATMRLLGMQVPGQLLFSLASQLALILFAGATTALTLSGTLTVPESIALIVVIARYLEPFTSISELAPALESTRATLDGIRSVLNAPIMATGTATGPRHDAPRIEFDDVTFGYDGASAPVLDRVSFALDPGTTTAIVGPSGSGKSTILALIAGLYQPTRGRVLVDGVDVASLDAEARRAATSVVFQHPYLFHGTIRENVAAGDPAAGDDQFARAVALARVDELTGRLPAGVETVVGEAGSALSGGERQRVSIARALLKPAPILLVDEATSALDTENEAAVVDALTADPRPRTRVIVAHRLASIRHADRVLFLDAGNIVEDGAIDELLTAGGRFDEFWSQQRDAAQWRIHAG, from the coding sequence ATGATCCGCACCTGGATAAGCCTGGTCCCCGCGGACCGTCGCCGCAACGTCGTTGCCTACGCCGTGCTCGCGATCGTCTCGGTGGCGGTTCGCGCGGTCGGCACCGTGCTGCTGGTTCCGTTGGTCGGAGCGTTGTTCAGCGACGCGCCGCATCGGGCGCTCGGATGGCTGGGCTGGCTTACCGTCGCGACAGCGGCCGGATGGGTGATCGACTTCATCACGGCGCGAATCGGTTTCGATCTCGGGTTCGCCGTCCTTGACCACACCCAGCACGACGTCGCCGACCGGCTGCCGGATGTGCGGATGGAATGGTTCACTTCGGACAACACCGCGACGGCGCGGCAGGCCATCGCCGCGACCGGACCCGAACTGGTCGGCCTCGCGGTCAACCTGTTGACGCCACTGCTGACTGCGGTGCTGTTACCCGCCGCGATCGGCGTGGCGCTGCTGCCGGTGTCCTGGCAGCTCGGGTTGGCCGCGCTGGGTGGTGTGCCGGTGATGTTGGGTGCGCTGTGGGCGTCGGCCCGGCTCGCCCGGCGCGCCGATCAGGTTGCGGCCCAAGCTAATACCGCGCTTACCGAGCGGATCATCGAATTCGCCCGCACCCAGCAGGCGTTGCGCGCCGCGCGCCGCGTCGAGCCGGCCAGAAGCCTGGTGGGTGATGCGTTGGCCGCGCAGCACGGCGCGACGATGCGGTTGCTGGGCATGCAGGTTCCCGGCCAGCTGCTGTTCAGTCTGGCGAGCCAGCTGGCGCTGATCCTGTTCGCGGGTGCGACCACCGCGCTGACGCTGTCCGGCACGTTGACTGTCCCCGAGTCGATCGCCCTGATCGTCGTGATCGCCCGCTACCTCGAACCGTTCACCTCGATCAGCGAACTGGCGCCCGCGTTGGAGAGCACCCGCGCCACACTCGACGGAATCCGCTCGGTGCTCAATGCGCCGATCATGGCGACCGGTACCGCGACAGGCCCTCGTCACGACGCGCCACGCATCGAGTTCGACGACGTGACGTTCGGCTATGACGGCGCAAGCGCGCCGGTGCTGGACCGGGTGAGTTTTGCTCTCGACCCCGGAACCACGACAGCGATCGTCGGGCCGTCCGGCTCGGGCAAGAGCACCATCCTGGCGTTGATCGCCGGGCTGTATCAGCCCACCCGGGGGCGTGTCCTGGTGGACGGCGTCGACGTCGCGTCGCTGGATGCCGAGGCGCGCCGCGCCGCGACCAGCGTGGTGTTCCAGCATCCCTACCTGTTCCACGGGACGATCCGGGAGAACGTGGCCGCCGGTGACCCCGCCGCCGGCGACGATCAGTTCGCCCGCGCGGTGGCGCTGGCCAGGGTCGACGAGCTCACCGGCAGGCTGCCCGCCGGCGTCGAGACCGTCGTCGGCGAAGCCGGTTCGGCGCTGTCCGGGGGTGAGCGCCAGCGGGTCAGCATCGCGCGTGCGCTACTCAAACCGGCACCGATATTGCTGGTCGACGAGGCGACGAGCGCTCTGGACACCGAGAACGAGGCCGCCGTGGTCGACGCCCTCACCGCGGACCCGCGGCCGCGGACCCGGGTGATCGTCGCGCACCGGCTGGCCAGCATCCGGCACGCCGACCGAGTTTTGTTCCTCGATGCCGGAAACATCGTCGAAGACGGTGCGATCGACGAGTTGCTCACCGCCGGTGGACGTTTCGACGAATTCTGGAGCCAGCAACGCGATGCGGCGCAGTGGCGGATACACGCCGGCTAG
- a CDS encoding hemolysin family protein, producing MNSPAPLLGAIVLICLGSLFAAIDAALATVSMARVQELVRDDRPGAVRLAKVMTDRPRYVNLVVLLRIVCEVTATVLLAAYFYRNVSRDWALFATAAIMVVTSFVVIGVGPRTLGRQNAYSISLVSALPLQAISVLLAPLTRLLVVLGNMLTPGRGFRNGPFASEIELREVVDLAQQRGVVAADERRMIQSVFELGDTPAREVMVPRTEMIWIESDKSADQATSVAVRSGHSRIPVIGENVDDIVGVVYLKDCVQQAYYSSAGGRDTPVAKVMRQAVFVPDSKPLDALLREMQRDRNHMALLVDEYGAIAGLVTIEDVLEEIVGEIADEYDAGEVAPVEDLGDNQFRVSARLPIEDVGELFDVEFEEDLDVDTVGGLLALELGRVPLPGSEVISHGLLLHAEGGPDHRGRIRIGTVLLRRAEVVTADHD from the coding sequence TTGAACAGCCCCGCTCCACTGCTCGGCGCGATCGTGCTGATCTGTCTGGGCAGCCTGTTCGCCGCCATCGACGCCGCGCTCGCCACGGTGTCGATGGCGCGGGTGCAGGAGCTGGTCCGCGACGATCGCCCAGGTGCGGTACGGCTGGCCAAGGTGATGACCGACCGTCCTCGCTACGTCAATCTGGTCGTGTTGTTGCGGATCGTCTGCGAGGTCACTGCGACCGTGCTGCTGGCGGCCTACTTCTACCGCAACGTGAGCCGCGATTGGGCGCTGTTCGCCACCGCGGCGATCATGGTGGTGACCAGCTTCGTCGTGATCGGTGTCGGCCCGAGAACGCTCGGGCGGCAGAACGCCTACTCGATCTCACTGGTGTCAGCACTACCGCTGCAAGCGATCTCGGTGCTGCTGGCCCCCCTCACTCGGCTCCTGGTGGTGCTGGGAAACATGCTGACGCCGGGTCGCGGCTTCCGCAACGGGCCGTTCGCGTCGGAAATCGAACTCCGCGAGGTCGTCGACCTGGCACAGCAGCGCGGCGTGGTGGCCGCCGATGAGCGCCGAATGATCCAGTCCGTGTTCGAACTCGGCGATACGCCGGCCCGCGAGGTGATGGTGCCGCGCACCGAGATGATCTGGATCGAGAGCGACAAATCCGCCGACCAGGCGACGTCGGTCGCGGTGCGCAGCGGGCACTCCCGCATTCCCGTGATCGGTGAGAACGTCGACGACATCGTCGGCGTCGTGTACCTGAAAGACTGTGTCCAGCAAGCGTATTACTCATCCGCCGGTGGGCGTGACACACCCGTCGCGAAGGTGATGCGCCAGGCGGTGTTCGTGCCGGACTCCAAGCCCCTGGATGCGCTGCTGCGAGAAATGCAGCGCGACCGCAACCACATGGCGTTGCTGGTCGACGAATACGGGGCGATCGCCGGGCTGGTGACAATCGAGGACGTGCTGGAGGAGATCGTCGGTGAGATCGCCGACGAGTACGACGCAGGCGAGGTCGCGCCGGTAGAAGACCTGGGCGACAACCAGTTCCGGGTATCGGCGCGACTGCCGATCGAAGATGTCGGTGAGCTGTTCGATGTGGAATTCGAAGAGGACCTCGACGTCGATACGGTCGGCGGGCTGCTGGCCCTGGAGTTGGGCCGTGTGCCGCTACCCGGCTCAGAGGTGATCTCGCATGGGCTGTTGCTGCATGCCGAGGGTGGACCCGACCACCGCGGGCGAATCAGAATCGGTACTGTTTTGCTGCGCCGGGCGGAAGTGGTGACTGCGGACCATGACTGA
- the hrcA gene encoding heat-inducible transcriptional repressor HrcA, with protein sequence MGTADERRFEVLRAIVADFVATQEPIGSKSLVERHNLGVSSATVRNDMAVLEAEGYITQPHTSSGRVPTEKGYREFVDRLDDVKPLSSAERRAIQGFLESGVDLDDVLRRAVRLLAQLTRQVAVVQYPTLSTSTVRHLEVIALTPARLLMVVITDTGRVDQRVVELGDVIDDHQLSQLREMLGQALDGKKLSAASIAVAELAAQLDGRGGQSKSLSDAVGRSATVLLESLVEHSEERLLLGGTANLTRNTADFGGSLRSILEALEEQVVVLRLLAAQQEAGKITVRIGHETEAEQMAGTSVVSTTYGTLDTVYGGMGVLGPTRMDYPGTIASVAAVAMYIGEVLGTR encoded by the coding sequence ATGGGGACTGCCGACGAGCGCCGCTTCGAGGTGCTGCGCGCGATCGTCGCCGACTTCGTCGCCACCCAGGAACCGATCGGGTCGAAGTCGCTGGTGGAGCGGCATAACCTTGGGGTTTCCTCCGCGACGGTGCGTAACGACATGGCGGTGCTGGAAGCCGAGGGTTACATCACCCAGCCGCACACCAGTTCCGGTCGGGTGCCCACCGAGAAGGGCTACCGCGAATTCGTCGACCGGCTCGACGACGTCAAGCCGCTGTCCTCGGCCGAGCGGCGCGCCATTCAGGGTTTCCTGGAGTCCGGGGTCGACCTCGACGACGTGCTTCGCCGCGCGGTGCGGCTACTGGCCCAGCTGACCCGCCAGGTGGCCGTCGTGCAGTACCCGACGCTGTCGACGTCGACCGTGCGGCACCTCGAAGTCATCGCGCTGACCCCGGCGCGCCTGCTGATGGTCGTGATCACCGACACCGGCCGGGTGGACCAGCGCGTCGTCGAACTCGGCGACGTCATCGACGACCATCAGCTCTCGCAGCTTCGCGAGATGCTCGGCCAGGCGCTGGACGGCAAAAAACTCTCCGCGGCATCGATCGCCGTCGCTGAGCTTGCCGCTCAACTCGACGGTCGGGGCGGACAGTCGAAAAGCCTGAGCGACGCGGTCGGTCGCTCGGCGACGGTGCTGCTCGAGTCGTTGGTCGAGCACAGCGAGGAGCGGCTGTTGTTAGGCGGCACCGCCAACCTGACGCGCAATACCGCCGACTTCGGTGGCTCACTGCGGTCGATCCTGGAAGCGCTCGAGGAGCAGGTCGTGGTGCTGCGATTGCTGGCCGCCCAACAGGAAGCCGGCAAGATCACCGTCCGCATCGGGCACGAAACCGAGGCCGAGCAGATGGCAGGCACCTCGGTGGTGTCCACCACGTATGGCACCCTCGACACCGTCTACGGCGGGATGGGTGTGCTCGGTCCCACCCGAATGGACTATCCGGGAACTATCGCCAGTGTCGCCGCGGTTGCTATGTACATCGGCGAAGTGCTGGGTACGCGATGA